A portion of the Acidobacteriaceae bacterium genome contains these proteins:
- a CDS encoding phosphatidylglycerophosphatase A: MKENAIKRTPWAWTIGTFFGVGNLKPGPGTYGSVAAMLLWMLAGHFLVVSNEHTVSVGSTTVVLHTHFVLFALLTVLAMIAVTLIGIPASTIVAREAGREDPGFVVIDEVAGQFFALVALAPSWKHAFLGLALFRLFDIWKPWPIRRFEDLPEGTGIMLDDVVAGAIAFVVAQLLVHFVPALR; this comes from the coding sequence ATGAAAGAGAATGCAATCAAACGAACGCCGTGGGCGTGGACCATTGGCACTTTTTTCGGCGTGGGCAATTTAAAGCCCGGCCCGGGCACGTACGGCTCCGTGGCTGCGATGCTGCTGTGGATGCTTGCGGGGCATTTCCTCGTAGTAAGCAACGAGCACACCGTAAGCGTGGGCAGCACTACGGTCGTGCTTCACACTCACTTTGTGCTGTTTGCGTTGTTGACCGTTCTCGCGATGATTGCTGTCACGCTCATCGGCATTCCGGCCTCAACGATCGTCGCCCGCGAAGCTGGCCGCGAAGACCCTGGCTTTGTGGTCATCGACGAGGTTGCGGGGCAGTTCTTTGCGCTGGTCGCGCTGGCTCCCTCGTGGAAGCACGCGTTTCTCGGCCTCGCCCTGTTTCGCCTCTTCGACATCTGGAAGCCGTGGCCGATTCGCCGATTCGAAGATTTGCCCGAAGGTACCGGCATTATGCTCGACGACGTCGTCGCCGGAGCGATTGCCTTCGTGGTGGCACAACTGCTCGTTCACTTCGTTCCTGCTCTGCGGTAG
- a CDS encoding gluconolaconase, producing MSLLHPSRTALMPHLSAISPHAAIPGGVFEVLGEHLVLNTNDGPQMPLAYFGQLAASLDMVRPTRLLARVPEGAISSEFTLRTSPDVSNHAATSNPIFANIGVSMAENLHLIANPCVDATGNVYAMVSGSRGQKVPVSIYRIDRDMQMRPFARDLLNVSALAIGPTGDLFASSRSEGTVYRITPEGHISIFAEGMGTATGLAFDSQGNLFVGDRSGTIFKIHPDGEIFVFATLEPSVAAYHLCFQADGVLLVTAPTTSSQQSIHAIEPDGTTSVFFRGLGRPQGMALDTDGNLYVAASLQGQRGIVRITHSKQAELFISGNDLVGMCFMEDGCAALATAHTLFYVDLGVDGRPLTQSSL from the coding sequence ATGAGCCTTCTGCACCCATCCCGCACTGCACTGATGCCGCACCTCTCCGCCATCTCACCCCACGCGGCCATCCCCGGCGGCGTCTTCGAGGTGCTGGGCGAACACCTGGTGTTGAACACCAACGACGGGCCGCAGATGCCGCTAGCGTACTTCGGCCAGCTTGCGGCGTCGCTCGACATGGTGCGCCCGACGCGCCTGCTGGCCCGCGTGCCTGAAGGCGCGATTTCGTCTGAGTTCACGCTGCGCACCTCGCCTGATGTCAGCAATCATGCGGCGACGTCGAATCCGATCTTCGCCAATATTGGCGTGTCCATGGCCGAGAACCTGCACCTGATCGCGAACCCCTGCGTTGATGCCACGGGGAACGTCTATGCAATGGTTTCCGGTTCACGCGGGCAGAAGGTTCCGGTCAGCATCTATCGCATCGACCGCGATATGCAAATGCGTCCGTTTGCGCGCGACCTGCTGAATGTTTCAGCGCTGGCTATCGGCCCGACCGGAGACCTCTTCGCCAGTTCGCGCTCGGAAGGCACGGTCTACCGCATCACGCCCGAAGGCCATATCAGCATCTTCGCCGAGGGCATGGGTACAGCCACGGGGCTGGCCTTCGATAGCCAGGGAAACCTGTTTGTCGGCGACCGCTCGGGCACGATCTTCAAGATCCATCCTGATGGCGAGATCTTCGTCTTCGCCACGCTGGAGCCTTCTGTCGCGGCCTACCACCTCTGCTTCCAGGCCGATGGCGTTCTGCTGGTGACGGCCCCCACAACGTCGTCACAGCAAAGCATTCACGCAATCGAGCCGGACGGCACGACGAGCGTTTTTTTTCGCGGACTGGGTCGACCGCAAGGCATGGCGCTCGATACAGACGGCAACCTCTACGTTGCGGCTTCACTACAGGGTCAGCGCGGCATTGTGCGCATCACACACTCCAAGCAAGCCGAGCTGTTCATCTCCGGCAACGACCTCGTCGGCATGTGCTTCATGGAAGATGGCTGCGCCGCGTTAGCTACCGCGCACACTCTCTTCTATGTCGATCTTGGTGTCGATGGACGACCGCTGACGCAGTCTTCTCTGTGA
- the dcp gene encoding peptidyl-dipeptidase Dcp, translated as MNKLKKLGVCIAMGSATVIAQAADNAKAFGPDNPFYAESKLPFQAPPFDRIHDSDIEPAMDAGIAQKRAEMEKIANDPAAPTFANTLVAMERTGRLLQRVMAVFSDLSGSNTDPELQALEKRSSPKMAALSDSIYLNPKLFARVETIYNERATLNLDPESERLLEVQYQRFIKAGAKLSPEDKEKLKKINEELASLSTSFVTKLLAGTKDGAFHTTDAAALAGMSPAQLSAAQTAAKTRKVDGYVVPLQNTTQQPDLAELSNRDTRKQIFENSWLRNEHGDANDTRATVLRLAELRAEKAKLLGFPNFAAWNLQDQMAKTPANALKFMNDLVPATVAKADGEAKDIQALIDEQKGGFELQPWDWEFYSEQVRKAKYSFDSSEVKPYFLLDRVIEDGVFYAANRMYGITFEERKDIPVYRPEIRVWEVFDKDGKPLALFYGDYFARDNKRGGAWMSSFVGQSKLLGTLPVVKNTLNLPQPAPGEPALIDFDGVRTLFHEFGHALHGMFADSEYPSLSGTSVPRDFVEFPSQFNEHWASEPTVFAHYAKNYKTGAPMPAELKKKIDAASKFNEGYMFGELLAAAQLDMQWHTIGTDAHVTDVDAFEKQALARTHMNMAKVPPRYRSSYFQHIWSNGYSAGYYAYLWSEMLDDAAFDWFEKHGGMTRENGERFRKMVLSRGNTEDLQTMYDRWHGSHPDVEPMLEERGLKQ; from the coding sequence ATGAACAAGCTCAAGAAGCTGGGAGTGTGTATCGCGATGGGATCAGCAACGGTGATCGCTCAGGCAGCGGACAACGCGAAGGCGTTCGGTCCGGACAACCCGTTCTATGCAGAGAGCAAGCTGCCGTTCCAGGCACCTCCGTTTGATCGCATCCACGATAGCGACATTGAACCGGCGATGGACGCAGGCATCGCGCAGAAGCGTGCGGAGATGGAGAAGATTGCGAACGATCCTGCCGCGCCGACCTTCGCGAACACGCTCGTCGCCATGGAGCGTACAGGCCGCCTACTGCAGCGCGTGATGGCTGTCTTCTCCGATCTCTCCGGTTCGAACACCGACCCCGAACTGCAGGCGTTGGAAAAGCGTTCTTCGCCGAAGATGGCTGCACTGAGCGATTCGATTTACCTGAACCCGAAGCTCTTTGCGCGCGTGGAGACGATCTATAACGAGCGCGCCACGCTCAATCTCGACCCCGAGAGCGAACGCCTGCTCGAGGTGCAGTACCAGCGCTTTATCAAGGCCGGTGCCAAGCTCTCGCCTGAAGACAAAGAGAAGCTGAAGAAGATCAACGAAGAGCTTGCTTCGCTTTCGACAAGCTTCGTAACGAAGCTGCTTGCAGGCACGAAGGACGGTGCCTTCCATACGACCGATGCGGCCGCACTCGCGGGCATGAGCCCAGCACAGCTCTCCGCCGCGCAGACGGCAGCGAAGACGCGCAAGGTGGATGGCTACGTGGTGCCGCTGCAGAATACGACGCAGCAGCCGGACCTCGCCGAGCTTTCCAACCGCGACACGCGCAAGCAGATTTTTGAGAACTCCTGGCTGCGCAATGAGCATGGCGACGCGAACGATACGCGCGCCACGGTGCTTCGCCTCGCCGAGCTTCGCGCCGAGAAGGCGAAGCTGCTTGGCTTTCCGAACTTCGCGGCATGGAACCTGCAGGATCAGATGGCGAAGACGCCTGCGAACGCGCTCAAGTTCATGAACGATCTCGTCCCGGCGACGGTTGCAAAGGCCGACGGAGAAGCGAAGGACATTCAGGCGTTGATCGATGAGCAGAAGGGTGGCTTCGAGCTTCAGCCCTGGGACTGGGAGTTCTACTCCGAACAGGTGCGCAAGGCGAAGTACAGCTTCGATAGCTCTGAGGTGAAGCCATACTTCCTGCTCGATCGAGTGATCGAAGATGGCGTGTTCTACGCCGCGAATCGCATGTACGGCATCACGTTCGAGGAGCGCAAAGACATCCCCGTCTATCGCCCGGAGATTCGCGTCTGGGAGGTCTTCGATAAGGACGGCAAGCCGCTCGCGCTCTTCTATGGTGACTACTTCGCGCGTGATAACAAGCGTGGTGGCGCATGGATGAGCAGCTTCGTCGGACAGTCAAAGCTGCTCGGCACTCTACCTGTCGTGAAGAACACGCTGAACCTGCCGCAGCCTGCCCCTGGCGAGCCTGCGCTGATCGACTTCGACGGCGTGCGCACGCTCTTCCACGAGTTCGGCCACGCGCTGCACGGCATGTTTGCCGATAGCGAATACCCTTCGCTCTCCGGCACCAGCGTTCCGCGCGACTTCGTTGAGTTTCCCTCGCAGTTCAACGAGCATTGGGCGAGTGAGCCGACGGTCTTCGCGCATTATGCGAAGAACTACAAGACCGGCGCACCCATGCCTGCAGAGTTGAAGAAGAAGATCGACGCAGCCTCGAAGTTCAACGAAGGCTATATGTTCGGTGAGCTTCTGGCTGCAGCGCAGCTCGACATGCAATGGCACACTATCGGCACGGACGCGCATGTGACGGACGTCGATGCGTTCGAGAAGCAGGCGCTTGCGCGTACGCACATGAACATGGCGAAGGTGCCGCCGCGCTATCGCTCCAGCTACTTCCAGCACATCTGGTCGAACGGTTACTCGGCTGGCTATTACGCGTATCTGTGGAGCGAAATGCTCGACGATGCAGCGTTTGACTGGTTCGAGAAGCACGGCGGCATGACGCGCGAGAACGGCGAGCGCTTCCGCAAGATGGTTCTTTCGCGTGGCAACACCGAAGACCTGCAAACGATGTACGACCGCTGGCACGGCA